In the genome of Nocardia sp. NBC_00416, one region contains:
- a CDS encoding MBL fold metallo-hydrolase, with protein MTNTIARTTIEALHIGGPTLRFRYAGLTWLTDPTFDAPRDYPGSVVLRKLDGPAIAPEQVGTVDVVLLSHDQHADNLDISGREFLTTVPTVLSTPDAAERMEDVRGLRNWETVTVGGVEVTGVPALHGPEGCEPFSGVVTGFVLRAADEPTVYVSGDNASVDVVREIVERVGRIDIAVLNVGAANVGRFGDTDVTLNARTAVQAAELLNEAVIVAVHGEGWSHFSETLDRLASAFDHAGRRAQLVVPPRGESIDL; from the coding sequence ATGACGAACACGATCGCTCGCACCACTATCGAGGCACTGCACATCGGTGGACCGACGCTGCGCTTCCGGTACGCCGGCCTGACCTGGCTGACCGACCCCACCTTCGACGCGCCCCGCGACTACCCGGGCTCGGTCGTCCTGCGCAAACTCGACGGCCCCGCGATAGCGCCGGAACAGGTCGGCACGGTCGACGTGGTCCTGCTCTCACACGATCAGCACGCCGACAACCTCGACATCTCCGGACGCGAGTTCCTGACCACTGTGCCGACCGTGCTGTCCACCCCGGACGCCGCCGAACGAATGGAAGATGTTCGGGGACTGCGCAATTGGGAGACGGTCACCGTGGGTGGCGTGGAGGTGACCGGCGTGCCCGCGTTGCACGGACCTGAGGGCTGCGAGCCCTTCAGCGGTGTCGTCACCGGATTCGTGCTGCGGGCCGCGGACGAGCCGACGGTGTACGTCTCGGGCGACAACGCCTCGGTGGACGTGGTCCGCGAGATCGTCGAACGCGTCGGACGGATCGATATCGCGGTGCTCAATGTCGGCGCCGCCAATGTCGGCCGGTTCGGCGATACCGATGTCACGCTCAATGCCCGGACCGCGGTACAGGCCGCGGAACTGCTGAACGAGGCGGTGATCGTCGCGGTGCACGGTGAAGGGTGGTCGCATTTCTCGGAGACCCTCGACCGCCTGGCCAGCGCATTCGACCACGCGGGCCGCCGCGCGCAACTGGTGGTCCCACCGCGGGGCGAGTCCATCGATCTGTGA
- a CDS encoding PPOX class F420-dependent oxidoreductase has protein sequence MSFTEEEISYLRSQPLARVATVDPDGQPDVSPVGYEFDGAHLYIGGHDPVRTRKYRNVERGNTKVAVVIDDLVSTDPWTPRYLRVYGTAELVQREGQFGPAPYMRITPTVSWSFNLAGLPFTDRDIQVRRTDHTPA, from the coding sequence ATGTCGTTCACCGAAGAAGAGATCAGCTATCTGCGGTCCCAGCCGCTCGCGCGAGTGGCCACCGTCGACCCGGACGGGCAACCCGACGTCTCCCCGGTGGGCTACGAGTTCGACGGCGCCCATCTCTACATCGGCGGCCACGACCCGGTGCGGACCAGGAAGTATCGCAATGTCGAACGCGGCAACACGAAAGTGGCTGTCGTCATCGACGATCTGGTGTCCACCGACCCCTGGACCCCGCGGTACCTCCGGGTCTACGGCACCGCCGAACTCGTGCAGCGCGAGGGACAGTTCGGGCCCGCCCCCTATATGCGGATAACCCCCACCGTGTCGTGGAGTTTCAATCTCGCCGGACTCCCTTTCACCGACCGAGATATTCAGGTGCGGCGCACCGACCACACCCCCGCCTGA
- a CDS encoding DUF1990 family protein produces the protein MNARSDPSSFTYAEVGATRRELPPGYHHLRLRRVLGHGEAEFRRLGAAVLEYRIQRGLGILEDAQTPKAEPGAEVTVVLGVARFGLRAPCRVVYVLDEPERIGFAYGTLPGHPESGEELFAVEYDTDTDTVYGVITAFSRPASRLTRLGGPLTGLAQRAAAEAYLLVLRRTPRAS, from the coding sequence ATGAACGCTCGGTCCGACCCCTCTTCCTTCACCTACGCCGAGGTCGGCGCGACCCGCCGGGAGCTGCCCCCGGGGTACCACCACCTGCGGCTTCGCCGCGTGCTCGGGCACGGCGAAGCAGAATTCCGCCGGCTGGGTGCGGCGGTGCTCGAATATCGGATACAGCGCGGTCTGGGCATCCTCGAGGACGCGCAGACACCGAAGGCCGAACCGGGCGCCGAGGTCACCGTCGTGCTCGGGGTAGCCCGGTTCGGGCTCCGCGCACCGTGCCGGGTCGTGTACGTCCTGGACGAACCGGAACGGATCGGCTTCGCCTACGGCACGCTGCCCGGACATCCGGAGAGCGGCGAAGAACTCTTCGCCGTCGAATACGACACCGACACCGACACCGTGTACGGCGTGATCACCGCCTTCTCCCGTCCGGCGAGCCGATTGACCCGGCTCGGCGGTCCGCTGACCGGGCTGGCGCAGCGCGCGGCCGCGGAGGCGTACCTGCTGGTGCTGCGCCGGACTCCGCGTGCATCGTGA
- a CDS encoding phosphopantetheine-binding protein, translated as MVALSWSVRVMDMVVLLRELLCERGIGRAGGSADGCAPGLGWLLAGVVRGALIGGGVTPREILMAGLFVEVLGVPQVGADDSFFALGGDSVLGDAGTAGIGDRQ; from the coding sequence ATGGTGGCTTTGTCCTGGTCGGTGAGGGTGATGGACATGGTGGTGCTCCTTCGGGAACTGTTGTGTGAAAGGGGGATCGGTCGAGCGGGCGGGTCGGCCGATGGCTGCGCGCCTGGGCTCGGGTGGTTGCTAGCCGGTGTGGTTCGCGGCGCCCTGATCGGCGGTGGGGTCACTCCCCGGGAGATCCTGATGGCGGGACTGTTCGTCGAGGTGCTGGGCGTACCGCAGGTGGGCGCCGACGACAGCTTCTTCGCCCTGGGCGGCGACAGCGTCCTCGGGGACGCCGGAACCGCCGGAATCGGTGACCGCCAGTAA
- a CDS encoding DUF397 domain-containing protein — translation MTTDLSGTKWFKSSYSGGQTDCVEVAWLTDGQVGVRDSKNSSGPALVFAPAVWDTFANSVRQRRDF, via the coding sequence GTGACGACTGATCTATCCGGGACGAAGTGGTTCAAGAGCAGTTACAGCGGCGGGCAGACCGATTGTGTCGAGGTGGCATGGCTGACGGACGGGCAGGTCGGGGTGCGGGATTCGAAGAACTCTTCCGGCCCGGCCCTGGTATTCGCTCCGGCCGTGTGGGATACCTTCGCGAACAGCGTCCGGCAGCGCAGAGACTTCTGA
- a CDS encoding oxidoreductase: protein MRMSSSHWTAADLPEFDGRTVVVTGANSGVGFGTATALARAGAHVVLAVRDIDRGNDAARRIGGSNEVRRLDLADSDSIREFAAEWEGEISILVNNAGVAMVPEGRTKDGFEMQFGTNHLGHFALTNRLLPHITDRVVNLASGAHRVGTIDFDDLDFAESGYRPVQAYGRSKLANLLFTLELERRLRRAGSAVRSLAAHPGYAATELGTRDRNKYLVGIVHLAGRYFAQPPEKAALPTLFAATQDLPGASYVGPDGRNELHGYPTLVGRSAQASNVQTAQRLWDVSEDLTGVRFGLA, encoded by the coding sequence CTGCGCATGAGTTCTTCGCACTGGACCGCGGCCGATCTGCCCGAATTCGACGGCCGGACTGTCGTCGTCACCGGCGCCAACAGCGGTGTCGGCTTCGGGACGGCGACCGCGTTGGCCCGGGCCGGGGCGCATGTGGTGCTCGCCGTTCGCGATATCGACCGCGGAAACGACGCCGCGCGCCGCATCGGGGGCAGCAATGAGGTCCGGCGGCTCGATCTGGCCGATTCGGACTCGATCCGCGAGTTCGCCGCGGAATGGGAGGGCGAGATCTCGATCCTGGTGAACAACGCCGGAGTCGCGATGGTGCCCGAGGGCCGGACGAAAGACGGTTTCGAAATGCAATTCGGAACCAATCATCTCGGCCATTTCGCTCTCACCAACCGACTGCTGCCGCATATCACCGATCGCGTGGTGAACCTCGCCTCCGGAGCGCATCGCGTGGGCACCATCGATTTCGACGACCTCGATTTCGCCGAGAGCGGCTATCGCCCGGTGCAGGCCTACGGCCGGTCCAAACTCGCGAATCTCCTGTTCACCCTCGAACTCGAGCGGCGGCTCCGGCGGGCGGGGTCGGCCGTCCGTTCGCTGGCGGCGCATCCCGGTTACGCGGCCACCGAACTCGGCACCAGGGACCGCAACAAGTACCTGGTCGGCATCGTGCACCTGGCGGGGCGCTATTTCGCGCAGCCCCCGGAGAAAGCGGCGCTGCCGACTCTCTTCGCCGCCACCCAGGATCTTCCCGGCGCGAGCTATGTGGGGCCGGACGGGCGCAACGAACTGCACGGCTACCCGACTCTGGTGGGCCGCTCGGCGCAGGCCAGCAATGTGCAGACCGCGCAGCGCCTCTGGGACGTCTCCGAGGATCTCACCGGGGTCCGGTTCGGCCTGGCTTGA